The proteins below are encoded in one region of Streptomyces sp. NBC_00490:
- a CDS encoding GNAT family N-acetyltransferase translates to MTVIVRDLRPGVRADFEDFVRVRDLAMPFVLSTPDGLAYDVARMHPDAHYRPLLAEADGEVIGTAQVGLVHDSPEPGQGYVNVYVHPERTRRGAGALLVRAAEEHLAAHGARKLFAWVLDEPGNRAFAERHGYRASRSAHFLRLDLANGTLPPLQDPPPGVELRTGADFADDPRPLFELDSETLADEPSDVEYEFTDYEAWLRETWRQPLMSPELTSVAVVDGRPAAFSLARTDGGTRYGTAMTGTARAHRGKGLAKLAKNDSLHRARAAGFTQAFTGNDAGNGPMIAINTWFGYEICATEVRYVREIG, encoded by the coding sequence ATGACTGTGATCGTGCGCGACCTGCGTCCCGGCGTACGGGCCGACTTCGAGGACTTCGTCCGGGTCCGCGACCTCGCCATGCCCTTCGTCCTGTCGACCCCCGACGGCCTCGCCTACGACGTCGCCCGGATGCACCCCGACGCCCACTACCGGCCTCTCCTCGCGGAGGCGGACGGCGAGGTGATCGGCACGGCCCAGGTCGGCCTGGTGCACGACAGTCCGGAGCCCGGTCAGGGCTATGTGAATGTGTACGTCCACCCGGAGCGGACGCGCCGAGGCGCCGGCGCGCTGCTGGTCCGCGCGGCCGAGGAGCATCTGGCGGCCCACGGTGCTAGGAAGCTGTTCGCCTGGGTCCTGGACGAGCCGGGCAACCGCGCCTTCGCCGAACGGCACGGCTATCGCGCGAGCCGCTCCGCGCACTTCCTCCGCCTGGACCTGGCGAACGGCACCCTGCCTCCGCTCCAGGACCCGCCGCCGGGCGTCGAGCTGCGCACCGGCGCCGACTTCGCGGACGACCCGCGCCCGCTGTTCGAGCTGGACTCGGAGACGCTGGCGGACGAACCGAGCGATGTCGAGTACGAGTTCACGGACTACGAGGCGTGGCTCCGGGAGACCTGGCGGCAGCCGCTGATGAGCCCCGAGCTGACCTCGGTCGCCGTGGTCGACGGCCGCCCCGCCGCCTTCAGCCTGGCCCGCACCGACGGCGGCACCCGCTACGGCACCGCCATGACCGGCACGGCCCGCGCCCACCGCGGCAAGGGCCTGGCCAAGCTCGCCAAGAACGACTCCCTGCACCGCGCCCGCGCCGCGGGGTTCACCCAGGCGTTCACCGGCAACGACGCCGGGAACGGTCCGATGATCGCCATCAACACATGGTTCGGATACGAGATCTGCGCCACGGAGGTTCGCTATGTCCGCGAAATCGGCTGA
- a CDS encoding DUF402 domain-containing protein translates to MSAKSAEATEQLDVVLVKAGRTKIRYPAELVGDDGNHVTVRAAWAGDGVRDFGFVRFEPGDVFTEHYWRDRWYAVKEVRAGDGTLKGWYCDVTRPAVRSGAELVVEDLDLDLWRSADGTDVLRLDEDEFAESGLAERDPEAAGAATTALDELEVFASVDGGLESLLA, encoded by the coding sequence ATGTCCGCGAAATCGGCTGAGGCGACGGAGCAGTTGGACGTGGTGCTGGTCAAGGCTGGCCGCACGAAGATCCGTTACCCGGCCGAGCTGGTCGGCGACGACGGCAACCACGTCACGGTCCGCGCCGCCTGGGCGGGCGACGGCGTCCGTGACTTCGGCTTCGTCCGCTTCGAGCCCGGGGACGTCTTCACGGAGCACTACTGGCGGGACCGCTGGTACGCGGTGAAGGAGGTCCGCGCCGGCGACGGCACGCTCAAGGGCTGGTACTGCGACGTCACCCGCCCCGCCGTGCGCTCCGGCGCCGAGCTCGTCGTGGAGGATCTCGACCTGGACCTGTGGCGCTCCGCCGACGGGACGGACGTGCTGCGCCTGGACGAGGACGAGTTCGCCGAGAGCGGTCTGGCGGAGCGGGATCCCGAGGCGGCGGGCGCCGCGACGACGGCCCTGGACGAGCTGGAGGTGTTCGCCTCCGTCGACGGCGGTCTGGAGTCGCTGCTGGCCTAG
- a CDS encoding class I SAM-dependent methyltransferase — MANHREFDTDARMDWDAEAASFDEEPDHGLRDPEVRAAWADRLRSWLPGRACDILDLGCGTGSLSLLAAEQGHRVTGVDSSPAMVDLARAKLAGRDAAFLVGDAATPPVGEQRFDVVLVRHVLWALPDPGRALRHWRELLRPGGRLVLVEGVWGAVSPVGIPAERLTALLDSVAAHVRVEQLSGDPLLWGRAVADERYAVVAAV; from the coding sequence ATGGCGAATCACAGGGAATTCGACACCGACGCCCGCATGGATTGGGACGCGGAAGCCGCTTCTTTCGACGAAGAACCGGATCACGGCCTGCGTGACCCCGAGGTGCGCGCCGCCTGGGCCGACCGGCTGCGCTCCTGGCTGCCCGGCCGCGCCTGCGACATCCTCGACCTCGGCTGCGGCACCGGCAGCCTGTCGCTCCTCGCGGCCGAACAGGGACACCGCGTCACCGGCGTGGACAGCTCCCCGGCGATGGTGGACCTCGCCCGCGCCAAGCTCGCCGGACGTGACGCGGCGTTCCTGGTCGGTGACGCCGCGACACCGCCGGTGGGGGAGCAGCGCTTCGACGTCGTTCTCGTACGGCATGTGCTGTGGGCCCTCCCGGACCCCGGCCGCGCCCTGCGCCACTGGCGCGAGCTGCTGCGGCCGGGCGGCCGGCTGGTGCTGGTCGAGGGCGTCTGGGGTGCGGTGAGCCCGGTCGGGATACCGGCCGAGCGGCTGACCGCCCTCCTGGACTCCGTCGCCGCCCATGTGCGCGTCGAGCAGTTGTCCGGCGATCCGCTGCTGTGGGGCAGGGCCGTGGCGGACGAGCGGTACGCGGTGGTGGCGGCCGTCTAG
- a CDS encoding GNAT family N-acetyltransferase, whose protein sequence is MTDEEIRQAVATDVAAVKSVTDAAYHHYIERIGVVPQPMERDHAANVAAGQVFVTGEPVHGLVVVEARADHLYLDNIAVHPDAQGTGVGGRLLRFVDAHARALGLSEVRLYTNAMMWENQKIYPKYGYEVLERRVDGPYDRVHYRKRLD, encoded by the coding sequence ATGACCGACGAGGAGATCCGGCAGGCCGTCGCCACCGACGTGGCAGCCGTGAAGAGCGTGACCGATGCGGCGTACCACCACTACATCGAGCGCATCGGGGTGGTGCCGCAGCCCATGGAGCGGGACCACGCGGCGAACGTGGCCGCGGGGCAGGTGTTCGTCACGGGGGAGCCCGTGCACGGACTGGTGGTCGTCGAGGCGCGTGCGGATCATCTGTACCTCGACAACATCGCCGTCCACCCCGACGCCCAGGGCACCGGCGTCGGCGGACGGCTGCTGCGGTTCGTGGACGCACACGCGCGTGCGCTGGGCCTGTCCGAGGTCAGGCTCTACACGAACGCGATGATGTGGGAGAACCAGAAGATCTATCCGAAGTACGGATACGAGGTCCTGGAACGGCGAGTGGACGGGCCCTACGACCGCGTCCACTACCGCAAGCGACTGGACTGA
- a CDS encoding lytic polysaccharide monooxygenase auxiliary activity family 9 protein yields the protein MPARRKAAVVAALGLTPLALTALVAAPASAHGTMGDPVSRVAQCYAEGPESPKSAACKAAVAAGGTQALYDWNGIRIGDANGRHQSLIPDGKLCSANSDEFKGLDLARADWPTTSVSSGPYTFKYRVTAPHKGTFTVYLTKEGYDPAQPLAWDDLDLDHPVATATDPTATGGHYTFSGTLPERSGAQVLYGIWQRSDSPEAFYSCSDVTFGGSGGSSGSGSESSASPAPSASAPSEEQIEEGEDESTVEHHGHGDQDADTSAEPAATESEPAAAVPANEVRAAGATEDLAETGGDSSTAYVAMGGAAVLAAGAAILFGSVRRRATSGGRGR from the coding sequence ATGCCTGCACGCCGTAAGGCCGCCGTCGTCGCCGCCCTCGGCCTGACCCCGCTCGCCCTCACCGCGCTGGTCGCCGCGCCCGCGTCGGCGCACGGCACGATGGGTGACCCGGTGAGCCGGGTCGCGCAGTGCTACGCGGAGGGTCCCGAGAGCCCGAAGTCCGCCGCGTGCAAGGCGGCGGTCGCGGCCGGCGGCACGCAGGCGCTCTACGACTGGAACGGCATCCGCATCGGGGACGCGAACGGGCGGCACCAGTCGCTGATCCCGGACGGCAAGCTGTGCAGCGCGAACAGCGACGAGTTCAAGGGCCTCGACCTGGCCCGCGCGGACTGGCCGACGACGAGCGTGAGCAGTGGCCCGTACACCTTCAAGTACCGCGTCACCGCCCCGCACAAGGGCACCTTCACGGTGTACCTGACCAAGGAGGGCTACGACCCGGCGCAGCCGCTGGCCTGGGACGACCTGGACCTGGACCATCCGGTGGCGACGGCCACCGACCCGACCGCGACCGGCGGCCACTACACGTTCTCCGGCACTCTCCCGGAGCGCTCCGGCGCGCAGGTCCTGTACGGGATCTGGCAGCGCTCGGACAGTCCGGAGGCGTTCTACTCCTGCTCGGACGTGACGTTCGGCGGCAGTGGCGGCTCCTCCGGGTCCGGCTCGGAGAGCAGCGCGTCCCCGGCGCCGAGCGCGTCCGCCCCTTCCGAGGAGCAGATCGAGGAGGGCGAGGACGAGTCGACGGTCGAGCACCACGGCCACGGCGACCAGGACGCCGACACCTCGGCGGAACCGGCCGCGACGGAGTCGGAGCCGGCCGCCGCCGTGCCCGCTAACGAGGTGAGGGCGGCCGGTGCCACGGAGGACCTCGCCGAGACCGGTGGCGACAGCAGCACGGCGTATGTCGCCATGGGCGGCGCGGCCGTCCTCGCGGCGGGTGCGGCGATCCTCTTCGGGTCGGTCCGCCGGCGCGCGACGAGCGGTGGCCGGGGCCGCTGA
- a CDS encoding esterase/lipase family protein — protein MLPWKRLLRPLTALLLTASVALVPAATSAHAADAPSRGWNDFSCKPSAAHPHPVVLVHGTFGNSVDNWLGLAPYLKNRGYCVYSFDYGQLSGVPVFHGLGPIDKSAGQLSAFVDRVLGSTGATETDLVGHSQGGMMPRYYLKFLGGAAKVDALVGIAPSNHGTTLNGLTQLLDYFPGAGDLLSQNTPALADQTAGSPFLTKLNEGGDTVPGVTYTVLATKYDEVVTPYRSQFLSGPGVNNVVIQDLCPLDLSEHAAIGLFDLIAFHEVTNALDPAHATATTCASVLG, from the coding sequence ATGCTGCCCTGGAAACGACTGCTCAGACCCCTGACCGCGCTGCTGCTGACCGCATCGGTCGCCCTCGTCCCCGCCGCCACCAGCGCCCATGCCGCCGACGCTCCCAGCCGAGGCTGGAACGACTTCTCCTGCAAGCCGTCCGCCGCCCACCCCCACCCCGTCGTCCTCGTGCACGGCACCTTCGGCAACTCCGTCGACAACTGGCTGGGCCTCGCGCCGTACCTGAAGAACCGCGGGTACTGCGTCTACTCCTTCGACTACGGCCAACTGTCCGGCGTCCCCGTCTTCCACGGACTCGGCCCCATCGACAAGTCGGCCGGCCAGCTGTCCGCCTTCGTCGACCGGGTGCTCGGCTCCACCGGCGCCACCGAGACCGACCTCGTCGGTCACTCGCAGGGCGGCATGATGCCCCGCTACTACCTCAAGTTCCTCGGCGGAGCCGCGAAGGTGGACGCCCTCGTCGGCATCGCCCCCAGCAACCACGGCACCACGCTGAACGGCCTCACCCAGCTGCTGGACTACTTCCCCGGAGCCGGCGACCTGCTCTCGCAGAACACCCCGGCCCTCGCCGACCAGACCGCCGGATCGCCCTTCCTCACCAAGCTCAACGAAGGCGGCGACACCGTCCCCGGCGTGACGTACACGGTCCTCGCCACCAAGTACGACGAGGTGGTCACGCCGTACCGGAGCCAGTTCCTCAGCGGACCCGGCGTCAACAACGTGGTCATCCAGGACCTGTGCCCGCTCGACCTCTCCGAACACGCGGCGATCGGACTGTTCGACCTGATCGCCTTCCACGAGGTCACCAACGCGCTCGACCCCGCCCACGCCACTGCGACCACCTGTGCGTCCGTCCTCGGATGA
- a CDS encoding MarR family winged helix-turn-helix transcriptional regulator, translating to MQNSEALALSAALLAAAGELTHRINDGVVARGFEARPMYGFAFTRLAPDGATVTDLAVHLGVTKQAASQLVEDLVRKGYVERRPHPDDARARLVVLTERGWACTRAAEEAAAEAVRAWVELIGEGEVRALRDQLARIAPYGPIRPAW from the coding sequence GTGCAGAACTCCGAAGCCCTCGCCCTGTCCGCCGCCCTGCTCGCCGCCGCGGGTGAACTGACGCATCGCATCAATGACGGTGTCGTCGCGCGGGGGTTCGAGGCGCGGCCCATGTACGGGTTCGCCTTCACCCGGCTCGCCCCGGACGGGGCCACGGTCACCGACCTCGCCGTCCATCTGGGAGTCACGAAGCAGGCCGCCAGCCAGCTCGTCGAGGACCTCGTGCGGAAGGGGTACGTCGAGCGGCGGCCGCATCCCGACGACGCGCGGGCCAGGCTCGTCGTGCTGACCGAGCGGGGGTGGGCCTGCACCCGGGCCGCGGAGGAGGCGGCAGCGGAGGCCGTTCGGGCGTGGGTCGAACTGATCGGTGAGGGTGAAGTGCGGGCGTTGCGTGATCAATTGGCGCGCATCGCCCCCTATGGTCCCATCAGGCCTGCCTGGTGA